Proteins encoded together in one Marinithermus hydrothermalis DSM 14884 window:
- a CDS encoding deoxyguanosinetriphosphate triphosphohydrolase, with product MLFNRETLLSLEEKTLAPYAMRASATRGRAYPEEESTYRTPFQKDRDRVVHTTAFRRLEYKTQVFVNYEGDYYRTRLTHTLEVAQVARSLARALGLNEDLAETIALAHDLGHPPFGHAGERVLHELMEDHGGFDHNQQSLRIVTHLERRYPGFRGLNLTWETREGIVKHETAYDIPSAEGYEPHLRPTLEAQIVNLADEIAYNAHDLDDGLRSGLLEPAQLEEVRAVRELAASLGIQLISLSEFERRVLIREFIGWMITDAIHATHAALEQAGVRSLEDVRRFPAHLATYSEEVRGLLGELRDFLYHKLYRHYHVMRQMGKARTVLERLFSAYVEIPEMLPPTVQQAVEEEGLYRAVCDYIAGMTDRFALEEYARLFDPYGR from the coding sequence ATGTTGTTTAACCGTGAAACGCTTTTATCCCTGGAGGAGAAGACCCTAGCGCCCTACGCGATGCGCGCCAGCGCGACGCGCGGCCGGGCCTACCCGGAGGAGGAGTCCACCTACCGCACCCCCTTCCAGAAGGACCGCGACCGCGTCGTGCACACCACCGCCTTCCGCCGCCTCGAATACAAGACCCAGGTCTTCGTGAACTACGAGGGTGACTACTACCGCACCCGCCTCACGCACACCCTCGAGGTCGCCCAGGTGGCTCGTTCCCTCGCGCGGGCGCTCGGGCTGAACGAGGATTTGGCGGAGACGATCGCGCTCGCGCACGACCTAGGGCACCCGCCGTTCGGGCACGCGGGGGAGCGGGTGCTGCACGAGCTTATGGAGGACCACGGGGGGTTCGACCATAACCAGCAGTCCTTGCGCATCGTGACGCACCTCGAACGCCGCTACCCCGGGTTTCGCGGACTGAACCTCACCTGGGAGACGCGCGAGGGGATCGTCAAGCACGAGACCGCTTACGATATCCCCTCGGCCGAGGGGTATGAACCGCACCTCCGCCCGACCTTGGAGGCCCAGATCGTCAACCTGGCCGACGAGATCGCGTACAACGCCCATGACCTGGACGACGGGTTGCGCAGTGGCTTGCTCGAGCCCGCGCAACTCGAGGAGGTGCGGGCGGTGCGGGAGCTGGCGGCTTCTTTGGGGATCCAGCTGATTTCACTGAGCGAGTTTGAGCGCCGCGTGTTGATCCGCGAGTTCATCGGCTGGATGATCACCGACGCGATTCACGCGACGCACGCCGCCCTGGAGCAGGCCGGGGTGCGGTCGTTGGAGGATGTGCGGCGCTTCCCCGCGCACTTGGCCACGTACTCGGAGGAGGTGCGGGGCTTGCTGGGGGAGTTGCGGGACTTCCTGTACCACAAGTTGTACCGCCACTACCACGTGATGCGGCAAATGGGCAAGGCGCGCACCGTGCTCGAGCGACTGTTCTCAGCGTACGTCGAGATCCCGGAGATGCTGCCGCCCACGGTGCAGCAAGCGGTGGAGGAGGAAGGGTTGTACCGCGCGGTCTGCGATTACATCGCAGGCATGACCGACCGGTTCGCTCTCGAGGAGTACGCGCGGTTGTTCGACCCTTACGGCCGCTGA
- a CDS encoding protein kinase domain-containing protein — protein MTAVLLTLSLYGLSVALLLRRSLPSVGVLFGLSFMSSVGLLYLVKGALWGPVSLFLLGATAALSPPRPRGRRPLPKRKRAPRPTPRASTKTPAEVSGLEDKYELLERIGIGGMASVYRARRKIDGRIVALKIPQEKFVGDPRFVRRFHREAEVLQRLEHPNIVKVFDHGASGETHYIAMEYLDGEGLDRLIEDRRLSMRVAIQVMRRVADALRHIHQHGIIHRDIKPGNIMVLRGAIRDDGTLDPAGVRLMDFGIAAGKVLTRLTITGARIGTPVYMSPEQAKGQRIDHRSDIYSLGIVFYEVLTGQAPFQGGYESVVHQQIFQVPTPPQQLNPEIPKSINDLIMRMLAKDPDKRPSLDEVIQELERDPQEPRGLSEAWYLAIAAEAKRGSIRLMELDGTPARLFSGVGTGEGMFASPPLDIATDPDGNVWITVFEYGSHNTRMVHRFSPEGRITLSLGPYGMKLGEFVYPVALTVSPSGDLFVLDGETHMIHRFELNGQPVARFGGKGAGRGVFDTPRQIVAGRHFLYVLDYGNRQVQRLSLEGQYLSRYAFRKSKDSNELRRIGGIGIDDAGHVYIFDADAQKIRKITHEGKVVGGYALPLGEGEDPSSLVDIVVDENGIVYAARRGAHVVRRFAPDGTPLPELPVYAPIRGLALWRNPKPEPAAAPKNQRP, from the coding sequence ATGACAGCGGTACTCCTAACCCTCAGCCTATACGGGCTTTCCGTAGCCCTTTTACTGCGGCGTTCCCTGCCCAGCGTAGGGGTACTGTTCGGACTCAGCTTCATGAGCAGCGTAGGTCTTTTATACCTGGTCAAGGGGGCCCTTTGGGGGCCGGTGAGCCTTTTCCTGCTGGGGGCCACCGCAGCCCTCTCCCCACCACGCCCGCGCGGCCGACGCCCCCTCCCCAAGCGGAAACGAGCCCCCCGACCAACCCCCCGCGCATCGACCAAAACCCCAGCCGAAGTCAGCGGCCTAGAGGACAAGTACGAGCTTTTAGAGCGCATCGGGATCGGGGGCATGGCTTCCGTGTACCGCGCGCGCCGTAAGATCGACGGGCGGATCGTAGCCCTCAAGATCCCTCAGGAGAAGTTCGTGGGGGACCCGCGTTTCGTGCGGCGCTTCCACCGCGAGGCCGAGGTGCTGCAGCGGCTCGAGCACCCCAACATCGTCAAGGTGTTTGACCACGGGGCTTCCGGCGAAACCCACTACATCGCGATGGAGTACCTGGACGGCGAGGGGCTGGACCGGTTGATCGAGGACCGCCGCCTCTCGATGCGCGTCGCGATCCAGGTCATGCGGCGCGTTGCGGACGCGTTGCGGCACATTCACCAGCACGGCATCATCCACCGGGACATCAAGCCGGGCAACATCATGGTGCTGCGCGGCGCGATTCGGGACGACGGCACCCTGGACCCCGCCGGGGTGCGCCTGATGGATTTCGGGATCGCGGCGGGCAAGGTGCTGACCCGGCTCACCATCACCGGGGCCCGGATCGGCACGCCGGTGTACATGAGCCCCGAACAGGCCAAGGGGCAGCGGATCGATCACCGTAGTGACATCTACAGTTTAGGGATCGTGTTCTACGAGGTGCTGACCGGCCAGGCTCCGTTCCAGGGGGGGTACGAGTCGGTGGTGCACCAGCAGATCTTTCAGGTGCCCACGCCCCCCCAGCAGCTCAACCCCGAGATCCCCAAGTCCATCAATGACCTCATCATGCGGATGCTGGCCAAGGACCCCGACAAACGGCCCAGCCTGGACGAGGTCATCCAGGAGCTCGAGCGCGACCCTCAGGAGCCGCGCGGCCTCTCGGAAGCCTGGTACCTCGCGATCGCCGCCGAGGCCAAGCGCGGCTCCATCCGGCTGATGGAGCTCGACGGCACGCCCGCCCGCCTCTTCTCCGGCGTGGGGACCGGCGAGGGGATGTTCGCCTCCCCGCCCCTGGACATCGCCACCGATCCGGACGGGAACGTGTGGATCACCGTCTTCGAGTACGGGTCGCACAACACCCGGATGGTGCACCGCTTCTCCCCCGAAGGGCGGATCACGCTCTCGCTCGGTCCGTACGGCATGAAGCTCGGGGAGTTCGTGTACCCGGTCGCCCTTACGGTCAGCCCCAGCGGGGACCTGTTCGTTCTGGACGGCGAAACCCACATGATCCATCGCTTCGAGCTGAACGGCCAGCCCGTGGCGCGGTTCGGGGGGAAGGGAGCTGGCCGCGGCGTGTTCGACACCCCGCGGCAGATCGTCGCCGGCCGTCACTTCCTATACGTTTTGGACTACGGGAACCGGCAGGTGCAGCGGCTCTCCCTCGAGGGCCAGTATCTGTCGCGCTACGCCTTCCGCAAGAGCAAGGACTCCAACGAGCTACGCCGGATCGGCGGGATCGGCATCGACGATGCGGGTCACGTGTACATCTTCGACGCGGACGCGCAAAAAATCCGGAAGATCACGCACGAGGGCAAGGTCGTGGGAGGGTACGCCCTGCCCCTAGGGGAAGGCGAGGATCCCTCGAGCCTGGTGGATATCGTGGTGGACGAGAACGGCATCGTGTACGCCGCGCGGCGGGGCGCGCACGTGGTGCGCCGCTTCGCGCCGGACGGCACGCCCTTGCCGGAACTCCCAGTATACGCCCCCATCCGCGGCCTGGCCCTGTGGCGCAACCCCAAGCCGGAGCCGGCCGCGGCCCCGAAAAATCAGCGGCCGTAA
- the folD gene encoding bifunctional methylenetetrahydrofolate dehydrogenase/methenyltetrahydrofolate cyclohydrolase FolD produces MARWLRGDVVAEAVYAEVRARLERLAFVPQLRVIRLGEDPASVAYVRLKDKRARALGLESRVHALPEATSQEALLDLIRELNVDPEVDGILVQLPLPKHIDAERVLEAIDPAKDVDGFHPVNVGRLWAGGAALVPCTPAGIVRLLRHYGVDLAGREVVIVGRSNIVGKPLAALMLRENATVTVAHSRTRDLPSVTRRAEVLVAAVGRAHFITPDMVREGAVVVDVGINRTEQGLVGDVHPGVAEVAQALTPVPGGVGPMTVAMLLYNTVQAAVRRRG; encoded by the coding sequence GTGGCGCGGTGGTTGCGCGGTGACGTGGTCGCGGAGGCGGTGTACGCCGAGGTGCGCGCGCGGCTCGAGCGCCTCGCGTTCGTGCCGCAGCTGCGGGTGATTCGGCTGGGGGAGGACCCGGCCTCGGTAGCGTACGTGCGGCTGAAGGACAAGCGCGCTCGAGCGCTGGGGTTGGAGAGCCGGGTGCACGCCTTGCCCGAGGCGACCTCGCAGGAGGCGTTGCTGGACTTGATCCGGGAGCTGAACGTCGACCCTGAGGTGGACGGGATCCTCGTGCAGCTGCCTCTTCCGAAGCACATTGACGCGGAGCGGGTCCTCGAGGCGATCGATCCCGCAAAGGACGTGGACGGGTTTCACCCGGTGAACGTGGGGCGGCTTTGGGCGGGCGGGGCGGCCCTCGTGCCGTGCACGCCGGCCGGCATCGTGCGTTTGTTGCGCCACTACGGGGTGGATCTTGCCGGGCGGGAGGTCGTGATCGTGGGGCGCAGCAACATCGTGGGCAAGCCCTTGGCCGCGTTGATGCTGCGCGAGAACGCGACGGTGACCGTGGCGCACTCGCGCACGCGGGATCTCCCGAGCGTCACGCGGCGTGCGGAGGTCCTGGTGGCCGCGGTGGGGCGCGCGCACTTCATCACGCCGGATATGGTGCGGGAGGGTGCCGTGGTGGTGGATGTGGGGATCAACCGCACCGAGCAAGGGCTTGTGGGGGATGTGCACCCCGGGGTGGCCGAGGTGGCCCAGGCCTTGACCCCGGTCCCGGGCGGGGTGGGGCCGATGACGGTGGCCATGCTGCTCTATAACACGGTGCAGGCGGCGGTGCGCCGTAGGGGATGA
- a CDS encoding divergent PAP2 family protein: MSELLGNQILWTALAANVIAQSLKLVIYYLINGRWEWERFLETGGMPSSHSATVAAAVVGVGLTEGWGSPLFAVTTVFALIVMYDATGIRRAAGRQAELLNDLVEELQVVLHEGFKPEPLKELLGHTYLEVAVGALLGGVVAWGSFTLW, encoded by the coding sequence ATGAGCGAGCTTCTCGGCAACCAGATCCTGTGGACGGCCCTCGCGGCCAACGTGATCGCCCAGAGCCTGAAGCTCGTGATCTATTACCTGATCAACGGGCGATGGGAGTGGGAGCGCTTTTTAGAGACGGGGGGCATGCCCTCCTCGCACTCGGCCACCGTGGCGGCCGCGGTGGTGGGGGTGGGGTTGACCGAGGGGTGGGGCAGCCCCTTGTTTGCCGTGACCACCGTCTTCGCTCTGATCGTGATGTACGACGCGACGGGGATCCGGCGGGCCGCGGGACGGCAGGCGGAGCTTTTGAACGATCTGGTCGAGGAGCTGCAGGTGGTGCTGCACGAGGGGTTCAAGCCCGAACCCTTGAAGGAGCTTTTGGGGCACACCTACCTGGAGGTCGCCGTCGGCGCGCTCCTTGGCGGCGTGGTGGCCTGGGGAAGCTTTACCTTGTGGTAG
- the accC gene encoding acetyl-CoA carboxylase biotin carboxylase subunit yields MFKKVLIANRGEIALRIIRAARELGIKTVVAHSEADAQSLPVLLADEAICVGPPPSGQSYLNIPNILSAAIVSGADAIHPGYGFLAENAQFAEMCADHGITFIGPTPENMRALGDKATARRVAREAGVPIVPGTDALQSVEEALEAAAEIGYPVILKASAGGGGRGMRVVHTAEDLERAVQQAQEEARAAFGNPEVYLEKYIEEPKHVEVQVLGDGQDVIHLWERDCSIQRRHQKLLEEAPSILPEAVRKGLVESAVRLAKHVGYTSAGTLEFLVDREGNYYFIEMNTRIQVEHPVTEMVTGVDLVKEQFLIAAGEKLRFKQEEIPLVGHSIEVRVNAEDPDHNFRPAIGTVETLLWPGGPGVRVDSHLFAGYKIPPHYDSLLGKIIVWAETREAAITRMQRALAETVIDGPGLKTTIPFHQKVLDNAFFRRGAVYTNFVARRMSE; encoded by the coding sequence ATGTTCAAGAAGGTTCTTATCGCGAACCGCGGCGAGATCGCGTTGCGCATCATCCGGGCGGCGCGCGAGCTGGGAATCAAGACGGTCGTCGCGCACTCCGAAGCAGACGCCCAGTCGTTGCCAGTGCTGCTCGCGGACGAGGCCATCTGCGTGGGGCCGCCGCCCTCCGGGCAGTCCTACCTCAACATCCCTAACATCCTATCCGCGGCGATCGTGAGCGGGGCCGACGCGATCCACCCCGGGTACGGGTTCCTCGCGGAGAACGCCCAGTTCGCTGAGATGTGCGCCGATCACGGGATCACCTTCATCGGCCCTACCCCGGAGAACATGCGCGCTTTGGGGGACAAGGCTACCGCACGCCGCGTGGCGCGCGAGGCGGGCGTGCCGATCGTGCCGGGCACCGACGCCCTGCAGTCGGTCGAGGAGGCCCTCGAGGCGGCAGCCGAGATCGGGTACCCCGTGATCCTCAAGGCCTCCGCGGGTGGGGGCGGACGCGGCATGCGCGTGGTGCACACCGCTGAGGACCTCGAGCGGGCCGTGCAGCAGGCCCAGGAGGAGGCTCGAGCCGCGTTCGGGAATCCCGAGGTGTACCTGGAAAAGTACATCGAGGAGCCCAAGCACGTCGAGGTGCAGGTGCTGGGCGACGGGCAGGACGTTATCCACCTTTGGGAGCGCGACTGCTCCATCCAGCGCCGGCACCAGAAGCTTTTGGAGGAGGCGCCTTCGATCCTGCCGGAAGCGGTGCGTAAAGGGCTCGTGGAGTCCGCGGTGCGCCTCGCGAAGCACGTGGGGTACACCTCCGCGGGGACCCTCGAGTTCCTGGTGGACCGGGAGGGGAACTACTACTTCATCGAGATGAACACCCGCATCCAGGTGGAGCACCCGGTCACGGAGATGGTGACGGGGGTGGACCTGGTCAAGGAGCAGTTCTTGATCGCCGCGGGGGAGAAGCTTCGCTTTAAGCAGGAGGAGATCCCGCTCGTGGGGCATTCCATCGAGGTGCGGGTGAACGCCGAGGATCCCGACCATAACTTCCGTCCCGCGATCGGTACGGTGGAGACCCTCTTGTGGCCGGGTGGCCCGGGGGTGCGCGTGGACTCGCACCTCTTCGCGGGGTACAAGATCCCGCCGCACTACGACTCCTTGCTGGGGAAGATCATCGTGTGGGCCGAGACCCGCGAGGCGGCGATCACGCGCATGCAGCGTGCTTTGGCGGAGACCGTGATCGACGGTCCGGGGCTCAAAACCACGATTCCCTTCCACCAGAAGGTGCTGGACAATGCCTTCTTCCGTCGTGGAGCGGTGTACACCAACTTCGTGGCCCGCCGTATGAGCGAGTAA
- a CDS encoding (Fe-S)-binding protein, with amino-acid sequence MLTPLEKILFLLLAATSFYFAGIGFRRVYQAIARGKPENRFDRLPERIGQALWAVLTQRTVFKKRPLISFLHALVFYGFVYYLLVNLVDALEGFFPLHARGGLWNPYNLIADLLTAGILVGIVGLMIRRFLARPADFTFGPKTPLHEAVKDGIPRDSAIVGGFIFVHVGSRLLSKAAQAADQGPDPYQPIASWIGGALAGLNPGTITLLEHLFWWGALGSILAFLPYFPRSKHIHLFMAPINLALKKEKPGALEPIDFEDESIEQYGVAKLEDFSWPRLLDAYSCIMCNRCQEVCPAYTTGKALSPAAILINERYELNRILPGFAAGEESPRPLLEFALNEEALWACTTCNACVEVCPVGNEQMLHIIDVRRERVMMQGEFPAELANAFRGMERNGNPWGIGQEKRMEWAEGLPFEVPTVEQNPDAEVLYWVGCAPSYDPRAQKIARSMAEILHAAGVNWAVLGKREKCTGDAARRAGNEYLFYQLATENVATLNEVQPKVIVTTCPHCFHTIANEYKQFGGEYTVRHHTEFIQELIQTGKLKVEALLDENVTYHDPCYLGRHNGVYDEPRQVIASLGLQLEEPQRQRENSFCCGAGGAQFWKEEEPGAERVSANRYRELKATGAKTIATGCPFCLQMFTVETTNDEAEPLAVKDIAELVAEDLRKQKEAMGTGAQA; translated from the coding sequence ATGCTCACACCGCTTGAGAAGATCTTGTTCCTTCTGTTGGCCGCAACCTCCTTTTACTTCGCCGGGATTGGGTTTCGCCGCGTGTACCAAGCGATCGCGCGCGGAAAACCAGAAAACCGCTTCGATCGCCTCCCCGAGCGAATAGGGCAGGCGCTCTGGGCGGTGCTGACCCAGCGCACCGTCTTCAAAAAGCGGCCCCTGATCTCCTTCCTGCACGCCTTGGTCTTTTACGGGTTCGTCTACTATCTCCTGGTGAACCTGGTGGACGCCCTCGAGGGGTTCTTCCCCCTTCACGCCCGCGGCGGATTGTGGAACCCGTACAACCTGATCGCGGATCTCCTGACCGCCGGTATCCTCGTGGGGATCGTGGGCCTCATGATCCGCCGTTTCCTGGCGCGCCCTGCCGACTTCACCTTCGGTCCCAAAACCCCCCTTCACGAAGCGGTGAAGGACGGGATCCCGCGCGACTCCGCCATCGTCGGCGGATTCATCTTCGTCCACGTGGGTTCGCGCCTCCTTTCCAAAGCCGCCCAGGCCGCCGACCAGGGGCCGGACCCGTACCAGCCCATCGCTTCCTGGATCGGGGGGGCGCTCGCCGGGCTGAACCCCGGCACCATCACGCTCCTCGAGCACCTCTTCTGGTGGGGTGCGCTCGGCTCGATTCTCGCGTTCTTGCCGTACTTCCCGCGCTCCAAGCACATCCACCTCTTCATGGCCCCGATCAACCTGGCCCTCAAGAAAGAGAAGCCGGGCGCGCTCGAGCCCATCGACTTCGAGGACGAGTCCATCGAGCAGTACGGGGTGGCGAAGCTCGAGGACTTCTCCTGGCCGCGCCTTTTGGACGCGTACAGCTGCATCATGTGCAACCGCTGCCAGGAGGTTTGCCCGGCCTACACCACGGGCAAGGCCCTCAGCCCGGCCGCGATCCTCATCAACGAGCGGTACGAGCTGAACCGGATCCTGCCCGGGTTCGCCGCCGGGGAGGAGAGCCCCCGGCCCCTCTTGGAGTTCGCCTTGAACGAGGAGGCGCTCTGGGCGTGCACCACGTGCAACGCCTGCGTTGAGGTTTGCCCCGTGGGGAACGAGCAGATGCTGCACATCATCGACGTGCGGCGTGAGCGGGTGATGATGCAAGGGGAGTTCCCCGCCGAGCTGGCCAACGCCTTCCGCGGCATGGAACGCAACGGGAACCCCTGGGGGATCGGGCAAGAGAAACGCATGGAGTGGGCCGAAGGACTGCCCTTCGAGGTCCCGACCGTGGAGCAGAACCCGGATGCGGAGGTGCTCTACTGGGTGGGGTGCGCGCCAAGCTACGATCCCCGCGCGCAGAAGATCGCGCGTAGCATGGCCGAGATCCTGCACGCCGCCGGCGTGAACTGGGCGGTGCTAGGCAAACGCGAGAAGTGCACCGGGGACGCCGCCCGCCGGGCGGGGAACGAGTACCTCTTCTACCAGCTCGCGACGGAAAACGTCGCGACCCTGAACGAGGTACAGCCTAAGGTGATCGTCACCACCTGCCCGCACTGCTTCCACACGATCGCCAACGAGTACAAACAGTTTGGCGGCGAGTACACGGTCCGGCACCACACCGAGTTCATCCAAGAGCTCATCCAGACCGGCAAGCTCAAGGTAGAGGCCCTCCTGGACGAGAACGTGACGTACCACGACCCCTGCTACCTGGGCCGGCACAACGGGGTGTACGACGAACCCCGGCAGGTGATCGCCTCCTTGGGCCTCCAACTCGAGGAACCCCAGCGGCAGCGCGAGAACAGCTTCTGCTGCGGGGCGGGCGGCGCGCAGTTCTGGAAGGAGGAGGAGCCCGGCGCGGAGCGCGTCTCCGCGAACCGCTACCGGGAACTCAAGGCCACCGGCGCCAAAACCATCGCGACCGGGTGCCCCTTCTGCTTGCAGATGTTCACCGTGGAGACCACGAATGACGAGGCCGAGCCCCTGGCGGTCAAGGACATCGCCGAGCTGGTCGCGGAGGACCTGCGCAAGCAGAAGGAGGCGATGGGCACCGGAGCGCAGGCCTAG
- the nusB gene encoding transcription antitermination factor NusB: protein MRRKARELAFKVLFEHTLGAVPLEEAWRHATEGLVLEDDAPYGDVLDVEGLTFARRLVEGYVAQAEAVDRALEETIEGWSFGQMARTDLTVLRLAAYEMLYEPTPYAPLIEVAVKIAKKYGGEDSGRFVNGVLGRLKRRIDAGELEAVPKED from the coding sequence ATGCGGCGGAAGGCTAGGGAACTCGCGTTCAAGGTGCTGTTTGAGCACACCCTGGGCGCGGTGCCGCTCGAGGAGGCCTGGCGGCACGCGACGGAAGGGCTGGTGCTCGAGGATGATGCGCCCTACGGGGACGTGCTCGACGTGGAGGGCCTGACCTTTGCGCGCCGCTTGGTCGAGGGGTATGTGGCCCAAGCGGAGGCGGTGGACCGCGCTTTGGAGGAGACGATCGAGGGGTGGAGTTTCGGTCAGATGGCGCGGACCGACCTGACCGTCCTGCGCCTTGCGGCTTACGAGATGCTGTACGAGCCCACTCCGTACGCCCCGTTGATTGAGGTGGCAGTCAAGATCGCAAAGAAGTACGGCGGTGAGGACTCGGGGCGTTTCGTGAACGGGGTCTTGGGGCGTTTGAAGCGACGGATCGACGCTGGCGAGCTGGAGGCGGTACCGAAGGAGGACTAG
- a CDS encoding metal-sulfur cluster assembly factor — protein MSDATPAVPTKEQVIEALKVVKDPEIPVNVVDLGLVYDVEVSPDGVVDIQMTLTAIGCPAQDIVKADAELAVMRLEGVRAVNVEFVWNPPWTPERMTEDGKRQMRMFGFNV, from the coding sequence ATGAGTGACGCGACCCCTGCCGTGCCGACCAAGGAGCAGGTGATCGAGGCCCTTAAGGTGGTCAAGGACCCCGAGATCCCCGTGAACGTCGTGGATCTGGGGTTGGTGTACGACGTGGAGGTGAGTCCCGACGGCGTCGTGGACATCCAGATGACCCTCACCGCGATCGGCTGCCCCGCGCAGGACATCGTCAAGGCCGACGCGGAACTTGCCGTGATGCGCCTCGAGGGCGTCCGGGCGGTCAACGTGGAGTTCGTGTGGAACCCGCCCTGGACCCCGGAGCGCATGACCGAGGACGGCAAGCGGCAGATGCGCATGTTCGGGTTCAACGTTTAG
- a CDS encoding Asp23/Gls24 family envelope stress response protein: MVDYELSENALVSLVHLSLEGLEGVQLAAPGARSVGDVLSGRRAKAVRIERGEEGLTVELSLVVAYGKPIPEAARQVQRVVTDTLSATTGLKVNAVNVTVVDVLLKEEHAAEG, from the coding sequence ATGGTGGATTACGAACTCTCCGAGAACGCCCTGGTAAGCCTAGTGCACCTGAGCCTGGAGGGCCTCGAGGGCGTCCAGCTGGCCGCGCCTGGCGCGCGCAGCGTGGGGGACGTGCTTTCGGGGCGTCGCGCCAAGGCGGTGCGGATTGAGCGCGGCGAGGAGGGCCTGACCGTCGAGCTGAGCTTAGTGGTGGCGTACGGGAAGCCCATTCCCGAAGCAGCCCGCCAGGTGCAGCGCGTGGTGACCGACACGCTTTCCGCGACTACAGGCCTCAAGGTGAACGCGGTGAACGTCACGGTGGTGGATGTGCTGTTGAAGGAGGAGCATGCGGCGGAAGGCTAG
- the efp gene encoding elongation factor P, whose protein sequence is MISVTELRPGAKVEMDGGLWECLEYQHQKIGRGGAKVVAKFRNLETGTIIEKTFNSGEKLKDIFVEAREMQYLYPDGDSYVLMDLETYDQYPVPAGVMGDAAKFVKEGMTVIADVYNGRIIKVTPPTVVELQVVETPPGVRGDTVSGGSKPATLETGAVVQVPLFIESGEVIRIDTRTGEYVGRA, encoded by the coding sequence ATGATCAGCGTGACTGAACTGCGACCTGGAGCGAAGGTAGAAATGGACGGCGGCCTGTGGGAGTGCTTGGAGTACCAGCACCAGAAGATCGGGCGCGGCGGCGCGAAGGTGGTCGCCAAGTTCAGGAACCTCGAGACCGGCACCATCATAGAGAAGACCTTTAACTCCGGGGAGAAGCTCAAGGACATCTTTGTAGAGGCCCGGGAGATGCAGTACCTGTACCCGGACGGGGACAGTTACGTCCTGATGGATTTGGAGACGTACGACCAGTACCCCGTTCCGGCCGGGGTGATGGGGGATGCGGCGAAGTTCGTGAAGGAAGGCATGACGGTGATCGCCGACGTGTATAACGGGCGCATCATCAAGGTGACGCCCCCTACTGTAGTGGAGTTGCAGGTCGTGGAGACGCCGCCCGGCGTGCGGGGCGACACGGTTTCGGGAGGCTCCAAGCCCGCGACCCTCGAGACTGGCGCCGTGGTGCAGGTACCGCTGTTCATCGAGAGTGGTGAGGTGATCCGGATCGACACCCGTACGGGGGAGTACGTCGGACGGGCCTAG
- the accB gene encoding acetyl-CoA carboxylase biotin carboxyl carrier protein, with amino-acid sequence MNPKEIKQILQAMVDAEASELTLETPDYKLTVRRGAPAGEGAPQVVPVPVQPQPAPAAPAPQALPPAPAAQPAAPEAAAAQPEAPAKPEEKGTESECPNCVEITAPIVGTFYRAPAPDAEPFVKEGDRIEKGQVVCIIEAMKLFNEIESEVSGIVRKVLVENAEPVEYGQPLFLIEPA; translated from the coding sequence ATGAACCCGAAGGAGATCAAGCAAATCCTTCAGGCGATGGTGGACGCGGAGGCCTCGGAGCTGACTTTGGAAACCCCGGATTACAAACTCACCGTGCGCAGGGGGGCGCCGGCGGGGGAGGGCGCGCCGCAGGTGGTGCCGGTCCCGGTGCAGCCCCAGCCGGCGCCTGCCGCACCCGCGCCGCAGGCCCTGCCCCCTGCGCCCGCGGCGCAACCGGCGGCTCCGGAGGCGGCCGCGGCGCAGCCGGAAGCTCCTGCGAAACCCGAGGAGAAGGGCACGGAGAGCGAGTGCCCGAACTGCGTGGAGATCACCGCGCCCATCGTGGGTACCTTCTACCGCGCGCCGGCCCCGGACGCGGAGCCTTTCGTGAAGGAAGGGGACCGGATCGAGAAGGGGCAGGTCGTGTGCATCATCGAGGCTATGAAGCTCTTTAACGAGATCGAGTCCGAGGTCTCGGGGATCGTGCGTAAGGTCCTGGTGGAAAACGCCGAGCCGGTGGAGTACGGCCAGCCTTTGTTCCTGATCGAGCCCGCGTAA